A genome region from Cryptococcus neoformans var. neoformans B-3501A chromosome 8, whole genome shotgun sequence includes the following:
- a CDS encoding hypothetical protein (Match to ESTs gb|CF186879.1|CF186879, gb|CF194341.1|CF194341, gb|CF186493.1|CF186493; HMMPfam hit to AMP-binding, AMP-binding enzyme, score: 251.0, E(): 2e-72): protein MAPRKNKEPASWEVDADKPKPDGETRVRRAYCVKDLVTQPAPGIDTVHDLLIYAAKTHGSKKGFASRDILKVITEEKEVTKRVGGKEHKETKKWNYFKLSPYNWMSYEGFLGKVKEIGAGLRVLAADDGRESEKFFNIYSQTSRNWMLVAQACAFNAVPISTAYDSLGPEGLKHAIQETEVHSMFTNADLLPTLLKVIGDTETVKVIVYDGEADPKIIEDLKNVREGMKVVTLDEVVEIGKKNPVEAIKAKREEVYCCMYTSGSTGTPKGVLLTHGNVVSAVASVWTLLYEYLTSKDSYLAFLPLAHILEFVVENSFIFAGLPVGYGRVKTLTDASVRECKGDIAEFKPSIMVGVPAVWELIRKGILTKVDQSGALKKSIFNFALKAKQAAHHYSIPFLAGLTDTIVFDAVRAQTGGNLKILFSGGGAVSKSTQQFLCTALVIMIQGYGLTETTAMATILNPAFMQFGAVGGPVPAAEVKLIDAPEAGYFSTNNPPQGEILVRGPAIFKGYYKRPDLDKEAFTEDGWFRTGDVGQWNKDGTLSIVDRLKNLVKLAGGEYIAIEYLESIYKSCPLVANGAILANGDHNQPAMVVVAHPHNLPAFAKKNGLGDGEDLEHLCTDDKVTDAALKELNNIGKKAGLKGMELLEAIVLVADEWTPESGFLTAAQKLQRRVIEKHYEDRIKAVYD from the exons ATGGCCCCCAGAAAGAACAAGGAACCAGCTTCTTGGGAAGTAGATGCTGACAAACCCAAGCCCGATGGCGAAACACGCGTTAGGAGAGCTTACTGCGTAAAAGACCTTGTTACGC AGCCTGCTCCCGGAATTGACACTGTTCACGACCTCTTAATCTATGCTGCCAAGACCCACGGTTCCAAGAAGGGTTTTGCCTCGCGTGATATCCTAAAGGTCATCAccgaggaaaaggaggtTACCAAGCGTGTCGGCGGCAAGGAGCACAAGGAAACGAAGAAATGGAACTacttcaagctctctcCTTATAATTGGATGTCTTATGAAGGATTCCTTGGCAAGGTGAAGGAAATTGGTGCTGGTCTTAGAGTACTTGCTGCCGATGACGGTCGGGAATCAGAAAAGTTCTTTAACATCTACAGCCAGACTTC TCGAAATTGGATGCTCGTCGCTCAAGCCTGTGCTTTTAACGCTGTCCCCATTTCTACCGCTTACGACTCCCTTGGGCCCGAAGGTCTCAAGCACGCAATCCAGGAGACCGAGGTCCATAGCATGTTCACCAACGCCGACTTGCTTCCTACTCTCCTTAAGGTCATTGGGGATACTGAAACCGTCAAGGTTATTGTCTACGACGGCGAAGCGGACCCTAAAATTATCGAGGACTTGAAGAATGTGCGGGAAGGCATGAAGGTTGTGACTTTGGATGAAGTGGTGGAGATTGGGAAAAAGAATCCCGTTGAAGCTATCAAGGcaaagagggaggaggtgtACTGCTGCATGTACACCAGTGGTTCGA CTGGTACACCAAAGGGTGTGCTTCTGACGCACGGTAACGTCGTCTCTGCAG TCGCTTCCGTCTGGACCCTCTTGTACGAGTACCTCACCTCCAAGGACTCTTACCTCgctttccttccccttgcCCACATTCTCGAATTCGTCGTTGAGAACTCTTTCATTTTTGCTGGTCTTCCCGTTGGTTACGGTCGCGTCAAGACCTTGACAGACGCGAGCGTTCGAGAATGCAAGGGTGATATTGCGGAGTTTAAACCC TCTATCATGGTCGGTGTCCCTGCTGTCTGGGAACTTATCCGAAAGGGTATTCTTACCAAGGTCGACCAGTCCGGTGCTCTCAAGAAGTCCATTTTCAACTTTGCCCTCAAGGCCAAGCAAGCTGCCCACCACTATTCTATTCCGTTCTTGGCCGGACTCACCGATACTATCGTTTTCGACGCCGTTCGTGCACAGACTGGCGGTAACTTGAAGATCTTGTTCAGCGGTGGCGGTGCTGTCTCCAAGAGCACTCAGCAGTTCTTGTGCACAGCCCTGGTCATTATGATTCAAGGTTACGGCCTTACCGAAACGACTGCCATGGCTACCATCCTCAACCCCGCCTTCATGCAATTCGGGGCTGTCGGTGGTCCCGTTCCTGCTGCTGAAGTGAAGCTTATCGACGCTCCTGAAGCTGGCTActtctccaccaacaatCCTCCTCAGGGTGAGATTCTCGTCAGAGGTCCTGCCATCTTCAAGGGTTACTACAAGCGCCCTGACCTTGACAAGGAAGCCTTTACCGAGGATGGTTGGTTCCGAACTGGTGATGTCGGACAATGGAATAAGGATGGTACTCTCTCTATTGTCGACCGACTCAAGAACCTCGTCAAGCTCGCTGGTGGTGAATATATTGCCATCGAGTACCTCGAGTCTATTTACAAGTCATGTCCCCTTGTTGCCAACGGCGCTATCCTTGCCAACGGTGACCACAACCAACCCGCCATGGTCGTCGTCGCCCACCCCCACAATCTTCCCGCGTTTGCCAAGAAAAATGGTCTTGGTGATGGCGAAGACCTCGAGCACTTGTGTACCGATGACAAGGTTACGGATGCCGCGTTGAAAGAATTGAACAACATTGGTAAGAAGGCGGGATTGAAGGGTATGGAGTTGTTAGAAGCTATTGTGCTTGTGGCGGATGAGTGGACACCTGAAAGTGGTTTCTTGACTGCTGCTCAGA AGTTGCAAAGGAGGGTCATCGAGAAGCACTACGAGGACCGTATCAAGGCCGTCTATGATTAA
- a CDS encoding hypothetical protein (Match to ESTs gb|CF187855.1|CF187855, gb|CF185881.1|CF185881; HMMPfam hit to adh_short, short chain dehydrogenase, score: 99.9, E(): 6.2e-27) yields the protein MVADTVHVGQHLAGHPSVHLFGHEIVLDVSIPALILSTVGAAFLLRYTLSIFRLFLELTVLPGKDIKSFQSRKGETWAVVTGCTSGIGLEFARQLAAKKFNIILVGRRQSALTDLSKEIESKYDVHTKSVTVDVSTPGSARDDALTQLELLAQNLDVGILINNVGASHSMPVAFHETERSEMSRIIETNVTWTYLVTRSILPSMVARSKQKGAPKSLVITIGSLSGRIPSPLLASYSGTKAALATWTKALAEEVKPQGVIVELVQAAFVVSNMSKIRKSSPFVPTPAPFVRSTLNSIGLPRGAQGRPHERTPFWSHAILDYVVGFAGYVSEMAGIKVILGMHKDIRKRALKKAARDEKKAE from the exons ATGGTAGCAGACACAGTCCACGTCGGTCAGCATCTTGCTGGCCATCCTTCTGTTCATCTCTTTGGGCACGAAATAGTCCTCGACGTGTCCATCCCGGCGCTTATCCTCTCCACCGTCGGAGCTGCTTTCCTACTCCGATAcactctctccatcttcaggcttttccttgagCTTACTGTCTTGCCAGGAAAGGAC ATCAAATCGTTCCAGTCTCGAAAGGGAGAGACATGGGCTGTGGTTACCGGGTGTACTTCAGGTATCGGCCTCGAATTTGCTCGACAGCTTGCCGCCAAAAAGTTCAATATTATCCTTGTCGGTCGAAGGCAGTCTGCTCTTACTGATCTTTCCAAGGAAATCG AGAGCAAGTACGATGTTCACACCAAATCTGTTACTGTGGACGTTTCTACCCCTGGTAGTGCTCGAGACGACGCGCTCACTCAGCTTGAGCTTTTGGCCCAAAACCTTGACGTGGGTATTCTCA TTAACAATGTCGGTGCATCACACAGCATGCCTGTAGCTTTCCACGAGACTGAGCGTTCCGAAATGAGCCGTATCATCGAGACC AACGTCACCTGGACCTATCTCGTCACTCGCTCCATCCTCCCATCAATGGTCGCCCGCTCCAAGCAAAAAGGCGCTCCCAAATCCCTCGTCATTACTATCGGTTCCCTCTCCGGACGCATCCCCTCTCCGCTCCTTGCGAGCTATTCTGGGACAAAGGCTGCTTTGGCTACTTGGACAAAGGCATTGGCGGAGGAGGTCAAGCCTCAGGGTGTGATCGTTGAGCTTGTTCAGGCTGCTTTCGTT GTATCCAACATGTCCAAAATTCGTAAATCTTCACCCTTCGTCCCTACCCCTGCGCCTTTTGTTCGCTCAACTCTCAACTCTATCGGCCTTCCGCGCGGTGCCCAAGGCCGTCCGCATGAGCGCACACCCTTTTGGTCTCATGCTATTTTGGACTATGTCGTTGGGTTTGCAGGCTATGTGAGTGAGATGGCAGGGATCAAGGTCATCCTCGGGATGCACAAGGATATTAGGAAGAGagctttgaagaaggctgctagagatgagaagaaagcggAGTAA
- a CDS encoding hypothetical protein (HMMPfam hit to Uso1_p115_head, Uso1 / p115 like vesicle tethering protein, head region, score: 108.3, E(): 1.9e-29) produces MSTQQLTSLFGSRLSSAYNQLRGDLGAPQTATDTIGKLVDKIQTSAAVEDRRTAVLGLKGLSRDWKEDVGRRALPSLIAVLEHDAPFDSEIARATLETLMQLCETVEKPTKDDLGLFFTDAFLEVPKPLHSLVNLISASPSFYPRYFAVQFLIQLTTARPAVAQSYIMSSPPPGIDGILAVLDTKSPSATPSMMGGGAAEMLRNEALLLLPPMLAGNQDLQKIVAFSGAFEKLFQIIDQEGGADGGIVVQDALAAVACLLRFNVSNQNYFRELTLIPQIPRILDFPAPLPADEPTPDEFALQYWSDQKIHNTGLVLGLIRMLVGGPGGGNQNAMVSSGVTRCLLELSLASNAPPSIKSQCLSTLTPILTASSTNQDLLSSLLVSPLLAVQADDEHPGGGFVRVPAKSAVEALVASIIDGDPTTGGKGLKARAAGVNMFEAYLSSNDEGRITILSALVTPIADNLNVDPISNAGSLILSGVLELPHSSITPSFDPYRPLFSCLLLSHLIRNSEHAKKLAREISFPSGDTDLDHDPDSAIETEEDKIPLLQLVVGNLMLASREQTESVNRAARSGGAEATREEEEWTRVMVGYLALLCTWLWDSPKSVKEFLSESNNLQALIQPITQNTSIDPLVQGLSAFLLGVCYEFNREPGEITRATLHPILHSRIGPDQFVSRMARLREDPRFRAVQPDEFELTSLLSNQAPMGEEEEEDMEVWFDWAFVDFWKNHYYTIQRSIAIDPDAPRNVPPADDAETAAIIMSLRSKLKTQTDEVTNLTNKIESLQKEAKGEKGQLIEEVESLSSQVASLSTQLGESVKRTEELEGELNTLKQSYSDLEKTAAAAQSTATELESVKEELKQVKEAHEKASSELSLAKMSAKGREGKFKDLENKVKELEEELGEAVKAKEAAEAQAGAAAGADADTGTGKGDSASKAEEEVRKLEEENKKKEEELKKLGEEAKKRKEEATMKEEEAKKQEEEAKKKEEEWNTKQREWEAEVKAREDRVKQLEENSKSSEEKAKSAEEKTATLESKIKELEEKLATAASASTAAPAETAGGSNKQAKKRAAELDAKVKELEASLVEEKTKREEEAKEHEDLLVLLDELTGKRTRDKRLMKEKGLEVSEDEEGEDEEE; encoded by the exons ATGTCCACCCAGCAGCTCACTTCCTTGTTCGGATCAAGGCTGTCCAGCGCCTACAACCAGCTCAGAGGTGACCTCGGCGCACCCCAGACAGCCACTGACACAATCGGCAAACTCGTAGACAAGATACAGACAAGCGCAGCCGTAGAGGACCGCAGGACTGCCGTGCTTGGCCTCAAGGGTCTCAGCAGGGACTGGAAAGAG GATGTGGGAAGACGcgctttgccttcgctcaTTGCCGTGCTGGAACATGACGCGCCCTTTGATAGCGAGATCGCAAGAGCGACTCTCGAAACTCTGATGCAGCTGTGTGAGACCGTCGAGAAG CCCACCAAAGATGACCTCGGACTCTTCTTTACAGATGCCTTCCTCGAG GTGCCTAAACCTTTGCACTCTCTGGTAAATCTCATATCCGCCTCGCCTTCTTTCTATCCCCGCTACTTTGCCGTCCAATTCCTCATCCAACTCACCACTGCGAGACCAGCGGTCGCCCAATCCTACATCATGtcctcccctcctccaGGGATCGATGGTATCCTGGCTGTTTTGGATACCAAATCTCCCTCAGCCACACCGTCTATgatgggtggtggtgcgGCTGAGATGCTCCGGAACGAAGCTCTCTTACTATTACCACCGATGTTGGCTGGCAACCAGGATCTGCAGAAGATTGTTGCGTTTTCTGGTGCGTTTGAGAAGCTGTTTCAAATTATCGACCAAGAAGGCGGGGCGGACGGTGGAATCGTTGTACAAGATGCCTTGGCTGCTGTAGCGTGTTTGCTCAGATTCAATGTTTCTAATCAG AACTACTTTCGAGAGCTCACTCTAATCCCCCAAATTCCCCGGATCCTCGACTTCCCCGCGCCCCTTCCTGCCGATGAGCCCACCCCCGACGAATTCGCCTTGCAATACTGGTCTGATCAAAAAATCCACAACACCGGCTTGGTCTTGGGTTTGATACGAATGCTCGTTGGTGGTCCCGGAGGCGGCAACCAGAACGCCATGGTCTCAAGCGGTGTCACCCGTTGCCTTCTCGAACTCTCACTTGCATCCAACGCTCCACCCTCGATCAAATCCCAGTGCCTCTCGACTCTCACCCCAATCCTCACCGCATCTTCCACAAACCAAgatcttctctcttcattgCTTGtgtctcctctcctcgctgTACAGGCTGACGACGAGCACCCTGGCGGCGGATTTGTTCGTGTCCCAGCCAAGTCGGCTGTGGAGGCTCTTGTAGCTAGTATCATCGACGGTGACCCTACGACGGGTGGAAAGGGGTTAAAGGCCCGCGCAGCGGGAGTTAATATGTTTGAGGCGTACCTCTCTAGCAACGATGAAGGACGAatcaccatcctctctgCCCTCGTCACTCCTATTGCTGACAACCTCAATGTCGACCCCATTTCCAACGCGGgctctctcatcctttctggcgtcctcgagctccccCACTCGTCCATCACGCCCTCATTTGATCCTTACCGCCCTTTGTTCtcttgcctcctcctctcgcACCTCATCCGCAACTCTGAGCACGCCAAAAAACTTGCAAGAGAgatctccttcccctctgGGGATACGGATCTTGATCATGATCCCGATTCGGCTATAGAAACAGAGGAAGATAAGATTCCCCTTTTGCAGCTTGTTGTGGGCAACTTGATGCTTGCGTCGAGGGAACAGACCGAGAGTGTGAATCGCGCAGCGAGGAGTGGGGGAGCAGAAGCTacaagggaagaggaagaatggacGAGGGTGATGGTAGGGTACTTGGCGCTGTTGTGCACCTGGTTATGGGACAGTCCCAAGAGTGTCAAGGAGTTTTTGAGTGAGAGTAATAACCTCCAAGCT TTGATTCAACCAATAACCCAAAACACATCTATCGACCCCCTCGTCCAAGGTCTCTCCGCTTTCCTCCTCGGAGTCTGCTACGAATTCAATCGCGAACCAGGTGAAATCACCCGCGCGACTTTACACCCCATCTTACACTCCCGTATCGGGCCGGATCAGTTTGTCTCGAGGATGGCGAGGTTGAGGGAAGATCCGAGGTTTAGAGCAGTTCAACCTGATGAATTCGAGTTGACTTCTCTGTTGAGCAACCAGGCTCCCatgggagaggaggaagaggaagacatGGAGGTTTGGTTTGATTGGGCTTTTGTTGATTTCTGGAAGAACCATTATT ACACTATCCAGAGATCAATTGCCATTGACCCTGATGCCCCTCGCAATGTTCCCCCCGCCGACGACGCTGAAACAGCCGCTATCATAATGTCTCTCCGCTCCAAGCTCAAAACGCAGACCGACGAAGTCACCAACCTCACTAACAAAATTGAGTCATTGCAAAAAGAAGCCAAGGGTGAAAAGGGACAGTTGATagaagaagttgaaagCTTGTCGAGCCAGGTTGCATCCCTGAGTACCCAGCTTGGGGAAAGCGTGAAACGTACCGAAGAATTGGAGGGTGAATTGAATACACTCAAGCAATCGTATTCCGATCTCGAGAAGACGGCAGCGGCCGCTCAATCGACGGCAACAGAGTTGGAATCCGTCAAGGAGGAACTGAAGCAAGTGAAAGAAGCGCATGAAAAGGCGAGTAGCGAGTTGAGTTTGGCAAAGATGAGTGCcaagggaagggagggcAAGTTTAAAGATTTAGAGaacaaggtgaaggagttggaggaagagttgggagaGGCTGTaaaggccaaggaggcTGCTGAGGCCCAAGCGGGGGCTGCTGCCGGTGCCGATGCCGATACCGGTACTGGTAAGGGCGATAGCGCTAGCaaggcggaagaagaggtgaggaaactggaggaggagaacaagaagaaggaggaagagctgaaaaagttgggagaagaggctaAGAAGcggaaagaggaagctacaatgaaggaagaggaggccaagaagcaggaagaggaggctaaaaagaaggaagaagagtggaaTACCAAGCAAAGGGAATgggaagcggaagtaaagGCAAGGGAGGATCGTGTCAAGCAGCTTGAAGAAAACTCCAAGTCATCtgaagaaaaggccaaGTCTGCCGAGGAGAAGACTGCGACTCTTGAAagcaagatcaaggagcttgaagagaAACTTGCAACCGCTGCTTCTGCCTCTACGGCCGCTCCTGCTGAAACTGCAGGTGGCAGTAACAAGCAAGCCAAGAAGCGTGCAGCGGAGCTCGATGCCAAGGTGAAGGAACTTGAAGCTAGCctggtggaagagaagactaagcgggaggaagaggccaaGGAGCATGAAGATTTACTGGTATTGCTTGACGAGTTGAcagggaagaggacgagagatAAGCGTTtgatgaaagaaaagggacTTGAAGTtagcgaagatgaggagggggaagatgaagaagagtaa
- a CDS encoding hypothetical protein (Match to EST gb|CF191421.1|CF191421; HMMPfam hit to MT-A70, MT-A70, score: 131.9, E(): 1.5e-36) has product MVTLVEHRAFLNSILDRQAERRRLIDPEAVFPTQPVIRGRIPRAIHHRTPGDDEGERDGWISKENVANYVKEEETIRNDYCEWYGATGECGSNFIMGAEGEDICSEYPALKKLMNLKAQLVSSNSHPPLYFPLSHEPLRDSLLSTFSNFRFDVIRINPLLDWADIAELPIKQISSDPAIVFLWVGRGDQEGLERGRECFARWGFRRAEDIVWVKTNRNKNSGERAAANGALFANQKEHCLMGIKGTIKRSVDVRFAHCNVDTDIIVWEDSGDPEGPRYPPYLYTLIENFCLGTRRLEIFGRPNLARRGWVTAGLEPFSSSSSTADQNNVQLFDPQSYPSLVPESDGKPILPFSPEIDQLRPKSPVRKPPRYNNPSGGNPNNLAGGGIGNSGSRNQGGLAVGGRPSPAPRFAQNGGTSGSGTPMGNRPNLVMPNQPSPIDYSQTQGRMSPVNPMMMQGPTMEQMVAANMGMGGIGVGMNGPMGMPMGMPIGNQYAYGMGINGGQPGFGPPFGAGMGMPVGMGVGMGMPMGMDMGMGHMGNMGFDGMMPGQGQGFGQQQLPQMFGNPQMGPRFGGWHGQGGQGQWQ; this is encoded by the exons ATGGTAACGTTAGTCGAGCATCGCGCCTTCCTTAATTCAATACTCGACCGTCAAGCCGAGAGGCGGAGGCTCATTGATCCTGAAGCGGTATTCCCAACTCAACCTGTCATACGCGGTCGTATACCAAGGGCTATCCACCATAGGACCCCAGGTGATGACGAgggtgaaagagatggatggattAGCAAGGAGAATGTTGCCAACTAtgtcaaggaggaagagaccATCCGTAATGACTATTGCGAATGGTATGGCGCTACCGGCGAATGCGGGAGTAACTTCATAATGGGTGCAGAAGGCGAAGATATCTGCTCTGA ATACCCGGCGCTCAAGAAGCTCATGAATCTCAAAGCTCAGCTCGTGTCAAGCAACTCTCACCCTCCACTTTATTTTCCACTTTCGCACGAACCTCTTCGCGACTCCCTTCTCTCAACATTCTCAAACTTTCGATTCGATGTCATTCGAATAAACCCTTTATTAGACTGGGCTGATATCGCCGAACTTCCTATAAAGCAAATCTCGTCTGATCCTGCTATTGTGTTTCTCTGGGTCGGGCGAGGTGACCAAGAGGGCTTGGAAAGAGGCAGGGAATGTTTTGCGAGATGGGGTTTCAGAAGGGCGGAGGATATAGTATGGGTCAAGACGAATCGAAATAAGAATAGTGGCGAGAGGGCAGCAGCTAATGGTGCTTTGTTTGCCAACCAGAAGGAGCACTGTCTGATGGGAATCAAGGGGACTATCAAGAGAAGCGTAGACGTGAGGTTTGCGCATTGCAACGTGGATACGGACATCATTGTCTGGGAAGATTCCGGAG ATCCTGAAGGACCAAGATATCCCCCGTACCTCTATACCCTTATTGAAAACTTCTGCCTTGGTACTCGCCGTCTCGAAATCTTTGGTCGTCCTAACCTGGCTCGCCGAGGATGGGTTACTGCAGGCCTtgagcccttttcctcctcgtcctcgacTGCTGACCAAAACAACGTACAACTTTTCGATCCCCAAAGTTATCCTTCCCTCGTACCAGAATCCGATGGCAAACCCATCTTACCATTCAGTCCCGAAATAGATCAATTACGCCCCAAATCCCCTGTGCGCAAACCGCCACGTTATAATAACCCATCTGGCGGTAATCCCAACAACCTAGCAGGTGGTGGAATAGGTAACAGTGGATCTAGAAATCAAGGCGGATTAGCTGTCGGCGGGCGACCGTCTCCTGCCCCCAGGTTCGCGCAGAATGGTGGAACTAGCGGGTCAGGTACTCCTATGGGCAATAGACCCAACCTCGTAATGCCGAACCAACCTTCTCCAATAGACTATTCCCAAACCCAAGGCCGAATGAGCCCGGTGAAtccgatgatgatgcaagGCCCGACTATGGAGCAAATGGTGGCTGCCAACATGGGTATGGGCGGTATAGGGGTCGGCATGAATGGGCCTATGGGTATGCCGATGGGGATGCCGATAGGAAATCAATATGCTTACGGGATGGGTATTAACGGTGGACAACCCGGATTTGGCCCGCCATTCGGAGCAGGGATGGGCATGCCAGTGGGTATGGGAGTAGGAATGGGTATGCCAATGGGTATGGATATGGGGATGGGACACATGGGAAATATGGGTTTTGATGGTATGATGCCTGGGCAAGGACAAGGTTTtgggcagcagcagctgccACAAATGTTTGGGAACCCTCAGATGGGCCCGAGGTTCGGAGGATGGCATGGCCAAGGTGGTCAAGGACAATGGCAGTAG
- a CDS encoding hypothetical protein (Match to ESTs gb|CF186879.1|CF186879, gb|CF185923.1|CF185923; HMMPfam hit to AMP-binding, AMP-binding enzyme, score: 251.0, E(): 2e-72), with product MAPRKNKEPASWEVDADKPKPDGETRVRRAYCVKDLVTQPAPGIDTVHDLLIYAAKTHGSKKGFASRDILKVITEEKEVTKRVGGKEHKETKKWNYFKLSPYNWMSYEGFLGKVKEIGAGLRVLAADDGRESEKFFNIYSQTSRNWMLVAQACAFNAVPISTAYDSLGPEGLKHAIQETEVHSMFTNADLLPTLLKVIGDTETVKVIVYDGEADPKIIEDLKNVREGMKVVTLDEVVEIGKKNPVEAIKAKREEVYCCMYTSGSTGTPKGVLLTHGNVVSAVASVWTLLYEYLTSKDSYLAFLPLAHILEFVVENSFIFAGLPVGYGRVKTLTDASVRECKGDIAEFKPSIMVGVPAVWELIRKGILTKVDQSGALKKSIFNFALKAKQAAHHYSIPFLAGLTDTIVFDAVRAQTGGNLKILFSGGGAVSKSTQQFLCTALVIMIQGYGLTETTAMATILNPAFMQFGAVGGPVPAAEVKLIDAPEAGYFSTNNPPQGEILVRGPAIFKGYYKRPDLDKEAFTEDGWFRTGDVGQWNKDGTLSIVDRLKNLVKLAGGEYIAIEYLESIYKSCPLVANGAILANGDHNQPAMVVVAHPHNLPAFAKKNGLGDGEDLEHLCTDDKVTDAALKELNNIGKKAGLKGMELLEAIVLVADEWTPESGFLTAAQSKFYLFIFTARTMANNIAELQRRVIEKHYEDRIKAVYD from the exons ATGGCCCCCAGAAAGAACAAGGAACCAGCTTCTTGGGAAGTAGATGCTGACAAACCCAAGCCCGATGGCGAAACACGCGTTAGGAGAGCTTACTGCGTAAAAGACCTTGTTACGC AGCCTGCTCCCGGAATTGACACTGTTCACGACCTCTTAATCTATGCTGCCAAGACCCACGGTTCCAAGAAGGGTTTTGCCTCGCGTGATATCCTAAAGGTCATCAccgaggaaaaggaggtTACCAAGCGTGTCGGCGGCAAGGAGCACAAGGAAACGAAGAAATGGAACTacttcaagctctctcCTTATAATTGGATGTCTTATGAAGGATTCCTTGGCAAGGTGAAGGAAATTGGTGCTGGTCTTAGAGTACTTGCTGCCGATGACGGTCGGGAATCAGAAAAGTTCTTTAACATCTACAGCCAGACTTC TCGAAATTGGATGCTCGTCGCTCAAGCCTGTGCTTTTAACGCTGTCCCCATTTCTACCGCTTACGACTCCCTTGGGCCCGAAGGTCTCAAGCACGCAATCCAGGAGACCGAGGTCCATAGCATGTTCACCAACGCCGACTTGCTTCCTACTCTCCTTAAGGTCATTGGGGATACTGAAACCGTCAAGGTTATTGTCTACGACGGCGAAGCGGACCCTAAAATTATCGAGGACTTGAAGAATGTGCGGGAAGGCATGAAGGTTGTGACTTTGGATGAAGTGGTGGAGATTGGGAAAAAGAATCCCGTTGAAGCTATCAAGGcaaagagggaggaggtgtACTGCTGCATGTACACCAGTGGTTCGA CTGGTACACCAAAGGGTGTGCTTCTGACGCACGGTAACGTCGTCTCTGCAG TCGCTTCCGTCTGGACCCTCTTGTACGAGTACCTCACCTCCAAGGACTCTTACCTCgctttccttccccttgcCCACATTCTCGAATTCGTCGTTGAGAACTCTTTCATTTTTGCTGGTCTTCCCGTTGGTTACGGTCGCGTCAAGACCTTGACAGACGCGAGCGTTCGAGAATGCAAGGGTGATATTGCGGAGTTTAAACCC TCTATCATGGTCGGTGTCCCTGCTGTCTGGGAACTTATCCGAAAGGGTATTCTTACCAAGGTCGACCAGTCCGGTGCTCTCAAGAAGTCCATTTTCAACTTTGCCCTCAAGGCCAAGCAAGCTGCCCACCACTATTCTATTCCGTTCTTGGCCGGACTCACCGATACTATCGTTTTCGACGCCGTTCGTGCACAGACTGGCGGTAACTTGAAGATCTTGTTCAGCGGTGGCGGTGCTGTCTCCAAGAGCACTCAGCAGTTCTTGTGCACAGCCCTGGTCATTATGATTCAAGGTTACGGCCTTACCGAAACGACTGCCATGGCTACCATCCTCAACCCCGCCTTCATGCAATTCGGGGCTGTCGGTGGTCCCGTTCCTGCTGCTGAAGTGAAGCTTATCGACGCTCCTGAAGCTGGCTActtctccaccaacaatCCTCCTCAGGGTGAGATTCTCGTCAGAGGTCCTGCCATCTTCAAGGGTTACTACAAGCGCCCTGACCTTGACAAGGAAGCCTTTACCGAGGATGGTTGGTTCCGAACTGGTGATGTCGGACAATGGAATAAGGATGGTACTCTCTCTATTGTCGACCGACTCAAGAACCTCGTCAAGCTCGCTGGTGGTGAATATATTGCCATCGAGTACCTCGAGTCTATTTACAAGTCATGTCCCCTTGTTGCCAACGGCGCTATCCTTGCCAACGGTGACCACAACCAACCCGCCATGGTCGTCGTCGCCCACCCCCACAATCTTCCCGCGTTTGCCAAGAAAAATGGTCTTGGTGATGGCGAAGACCTCGAGCACTTGTGTACCGATGACAAGGTTACGGATGCCGCGTTGAAAGAATTGAACAACATTGGTAAGAAGGCGGGATTGAAGGGTATGGAGTTGTTAGAAGCTATTGTGCTTGTGGCGGATGAGTGGACACCTGAAAGTGGTTTCTTGACTGCTGCTCAGAGTAAgttttatttatttatttttacCGCAAGAACAATGGCTAATAATATTGCAGAGTTGCAAAGGAGGGTCATCGAGAAGCACTACGAGGACCGTATCAAGGCCGTCTATGATTAA